From Candidatus Neomarinimicrobiota bacterium, the proteins below share one genomic window:
- the sdhC gene encoding succinate dehydrogenase, cytochrome b556 subunit, which produces MGKLIRNISPAFHWYMQRITAMILVVGLFVHFWVLHFAIERPVTFEKVQDRLLSPGWVFFDVILLIAVIYHAFNGLYNVISDYNPRPALQKIIAWTLIFVGAIIVIYGILALLPFTRQGGV; this is translated from the coding sequence GTGGGAAAACTCATTCGAAACATCAGTCCGGCTTTTCACTGGTACATGCAAAGAATTACTGCCATGATTCTGGTGGTGGGACTCTTTGTACATTTCTGGGTTTTGCATTTTGCCATTGAAAGACCGGTAACATTTGAAAAAGTGCAGGACAGGCTCTTATCACCCGGCTGGGTCTTTTTTGATGTGATACTTTTGATAGCCGTCATTTACCATGCTTTTAATGGATTGTACAATGTGATCAGTGATTACAACCCCCGGCCTGCCCTTCAAAAAATCATAGCCTGGACACTCATTTTTGTGGGGGCTATCATTGTTATTTATGGCATACTGGCCCTCTTACCTTTCACACGGCAGGGAGGTGTATGA